The following are encoded together in the Scomber japonicus isolate fScoJap1 chromosome 20, fScoJap1.pri, whole genome shotgun sequence genome:
- the nudt13 gene encoding nucleoside diphosphate-linked moiety X motif 13 isoform X2: protein MLKVLLSTRKCSTFVSRMRLKQDDDACSAALQTGRMFLFHRLNPLLQNTERGTFRPPTLTCSDVQSVLENLGADGSLLEESVLIGCSEQNQAQFCLDVGQLDQAAVEEVLTGSFVDLRKTFFLLSAAEAPLVAKGQALLRWHQTSGFSSATGRPTRRNRAGSQRVCSSSGIISYPTMCPVVIVLVSDGTRCVLGRQATFPRGMYSALAGFCDMGESLEEALCREVAEEVGLEVVSVSYSSSQHWPFPHSSFMLGCHASVSPAHTQLTVDHSELEDARWFSRQEVMSALQVKPRRGDPPALWLPPKHAIAHRLITEWTQLTQTVS, encoded by the exons ATGTTGAAGGTTCTCCTCTCTACCAGGAAGTGTTCCACCTTCGTCTCCAGGATGAG GTTGAAGCAGGATGATGATGCGTGTTCTGCAGCGCTGCAGACCGGTCGTATGTTCTTGTTCCACCGACTGAACCCTCTGCTGCAGAACACGGAACGAGGAACCTTCAGACCCCCCACACTGACCTGCTCAG ATGTGCAGTCCGTCCTGGAGAACCTCGGTGCAGACGGATCCCTGCTGGAGGAGTcggttctgattggctgttctGAACAGAACCAGGCTCAGTTCTGTTTGGATGTtg gccAGCTGGACCAGGCCGCGGTGGAGGAGGTTCTAACAGGAAGTTTTGTGGATTTGAGGAAAACGTTCTTCCTGCTGAGCGCAGCAGAAGCGCCTCTAGTGGCCAAG GGTCAGGCTCTGCTGCGCTGGCATCAAACCAGCGGCTTCTCCAGCGCCACGGGTCGACCGACCCGCCGGAACCGGGCAGGAAGTCAGAGAGTCTGCAGCAGCAGTGGCATCATCTCCTATCCCACG ATGTGTCCGGTGGTCATCGTGCTGGTGTCTGATGGGACTCGGTGTGTTCTCGGCCGCCAGGCGACGTTCCCTCGGGGAATGTACAGCGCTCTGGCCGGGTTCTGTGACATGg gggAGAGCCTGGAGGAGGCGCTGTGCAGGGAGGTAGCAGAGGAAGTCGGTCTGGAGGTCGTCAGTGTTTCTTACAGCTCGTCTCAACACTGGCCGTTTCCTCACAGCTCCTTCATGCTGGGCTGCCACGCCTCGGTTAGCCCCGCCCACacgcag CTGACAGTGGACCACTCTGAGCTGGAGGACGCTCGCTGGTTCAGtcgacaggaagtgatgtcagcgCTGCAGGTGAAGCCCAGGAGGGGCGACCCCCCCGCCCTCTGGCTGCCCCCCAAACACGCCATCGCCCACCGACTCATCACAGAGTGGACCCAGCTGACCCAGACGGTCAGCTGA
- the nudt13 gene encoding nucleoside diphosphate-linked moiety X motif 13 isoform X1: MLKVLLSTRKCSTFVSRMRYVNRLKQDDDACSAALQTGRMFLFHRLNPLLQNTERGTFRPPTLTCSDVQSVLENLGADGSLLEESVLIGCSEQNQAQFCLDVGQLDQAAVEEVLTGSFVDLRKTFFLLSAAEAPLVAKGQALLRWHQTSGFSSATGRPTRRNRAGSQRVCSSSGIISYPTMCPVVIVLVSDGTRCVLGRQATFPRGMYSALAGFCDMGESLEEALCREVAEEVGLEVVSVSYSSSQHWPFPHSSFMLGCHASVSPAHTQLTVDHSELEDARWFSRQEVMSALQVKPRRGDPPALWLPPKHAIAHRLITEWTQLTQTVS; the protein is encoded by the exons ATGTTGAAGGTTCTCCTCTCTACCAGGAAGTGTTCCACCTTCGTCTCCAGGATGAG GTACGTGAACAGGTTGAAGCAGGATGATGATGCGTGTTCTGCAGCGCTGCAGACCGGTCGTATGTTCTTGTTCCACCGACTGAACCCTCTGCTGCAGAACACGGAACGAGGAACCTTCAGACCCCCCACACTGACCTGCTCAG ATGTGCAGTCCGTCCTGGAGAACCTCGGTGCAGACGGATCCCTGCTGGAGGAGTcggttctgattggctgttctGAACAGAACCAGGCTCAGTTCTGTTTGGATGTtg gccAGCTGGACCAGGCCGCGGTGGAGGAGGTTCTAACAGGAAGTTTTGTGGATTTGAGGAAAACGTTCTTCCTGCTGAGCGCAGCAGAAGCGCCTCTAGTGGCCAAG GGTCAGGCTCTGCTGCGCTGGCATCAAACCAGCGGCTTCTCCAGCGCCACGGGTCGACCGACCCGCCGGAACCGGGCAGGAAGTCAGAGAGTCTGCAGCAGCAGTGGCATCATCTCCTATCCCACG ATGTGTCCGGTGGTCATCGTGCTGGTGTCTGATGGGACTCGGTGTGTTCTCGGCCGCCAGGCGACGTTCCCTCGGGGAATGTACAGCGCTCTGGCCGGGTTCTGTGACATGg gggAGAGCCTGGAGGAGGCGCTGTGCAGGGAGGTAGCAGAGGAAGTCGGTCTGGAGGTCGTCAGTGTTTCTTACAGCTCGTCTCAACACTGGCCGTTTCCTCACAGCTCCTTCATGCTGGGCTGCCACGCCTCGGTTAGCCCCGCCCACacgcag CTGACAGTGGACCACTCTGAGCTGGAGGACGCTCGCTGGTTCAGtcgacaggaagtgatgtcagcgCTGCAGGTGAAGCCCAGGAGGGGCGACCCCCCCGCCCTCTGGCTGCCCCCCAAACACGCCATCGCCCACCGACTCATCACAGAGTGGACCCAGCTGACCCAGACGGTCAGCTGA